The nucleotide sequence CTGAAAGTCCTGAACAATACTTCTTTCATTTCTTTGTCGAGCCCGAGGGCGTGTATGTGCGCGATCAGGAAAAGCGCCTGCTTGAAATCGATTTTGATAAAAACCATCTGGATTACGAGCGCAAAGGTCATCGCGGCAAAAATGAACTGATCGCCAAGGCACTGGGCGTGGCCAAAGGCGCACGCCGAATTCTGGATCTGTCTGTCGGTATGGGTATCGACAGTGTGTTTTTGACCCAGCTGGGATTCTCGGTGATCGGGGTGGAGCGTTCTCCGGTGTTGTACGCTCTTTTGAAGGAAGCCTTTGCCAGCACCAAAAAGGACTATCTGAAATCCTATGAACTGCACTTTGCCGACAGCCTGCAGTTTCTAAAACAGAACAAGGGTCTGCTTGAAGTGGACGCCATTTATTTTGATCCGATGTATCCGCACAAAAAGAAATCCGCACTTCCCAAGCAGGAAATGGTGGTCTTCCGTGATCTGGTTGGTCACGACGATGACGCCAGTCTGGTTCTGCAAGAGGCCCTGACGTGGCCGGTGAAGCGCGTGGTGGTGAAACGTCCGATGCAGGCTGAAGAGCTGCTTCCGGGTGTTCGTCATTCTTACGAGGGAAAGGTGGTTCGCTATGATACTTATGTGGTTGGGTAGTTTTGTCATGATGATGCTGGGGCTTTATCTGTCACAAAAGTACGTGGCGGTGGTTTTCTCTGGCCTGCAAAAAAGTTTTCTGGAAAAGGGGTTGGACACAACTCTGGGGAAAATGTTCATCCGCGCTTTGGATGTGGTGGTGCTGGAAGCATCCCCGCAAAAGTCTTTGTACTCGGGAATGGCGCTTTTAAATTTGCGTGTTCTGGGAACTCGTCCCAGTGCTTTGCTGATGTGTCTTAGCACCCTGGGTGCGTGGTGGGTGTTGATTCTGGGTTTGTTGTTCATGAGCTTTAACGGTTACTTCCTGCTGGGGCTTGCTGGCGTGGGTCTGCTGACGGTTTTTTTGTCCGTGCAGATTAAAAACATTCTGGGCTGGGTTCTGGGAACGGGGCTTTTCCTGGTGGGTGGTGAAACCATGCTTCGTAATGCCAGTGTGTTGATGACGACCCTGGGGCAAAGTGATCTGGCTTACTTCCTGGCGGATGGCCGTTTTCCGACGGTGATTGCATTGTTCTGTCTGGCGGCTTTGATCAGTTTGATTGTGCAGCTGGAATTCTGGTCCCTGGCATTGGCTTTGGGGTTGCTGTTGACCAACACCATTTCTTTCAACGCGGCCCTGGGCTTGGTTGCGGGGGAGCGTGTGGGTCGCATGCTTTTCTTCTGGTGGCAAAGCCGCTCGTTGAATCAGGAATGCCGTCGCATTGGGACTCAGTTTGCGATGGTTTCGGCCAGCGGGGCGTTCCTGGGTATGATGATCGCGGGTGAAGTCCGCACTTTGCTGAATCTGGGTTTCACCAGCGGGACAGCCGCGGCACAGGATAAAACCCTGCAGTTTGTTCTGTTGTTTGCTTTGATTTTGGGTGTGCAGTGGGTGGCGCAGATGATCTGGGGTCATTTCGGCGGCAACGTGAAGGTTGATGAAATGCAGGCGTCCCGCTATTTTGGTCCGACCTGGAAACGCTGGGAGCTTCTGTCCGCCACCGTGATGTCCTGGGCCCGTGAAAAAGTCCA is from Bdellovibrio bacteriovorus str. Tiberius and encodes:
- a CDS encoding class I SAM-dependent methyltransferase, which encodes MSLVSASLDGGLRICVRASAQEVHDKAVEWASFLKAPLNPESPEQYFFHFFVEPEGVYVRDQEKRLLEIDFDKNHLDYERKGHRGKNELIAKALGVAKGARRILDLSVGMGIDSVFLTQLGFSVIGVERSPVLYALLKEAFASTKKDYLKSYELHFADSLQFLKQNKGLLEVDAIYFDPMYPHKKKSALPKQEMVVFRDLVGHDDDASLVLQEALTWPVKRVVVKRPMQAEELLPGVRHSYEGKVVRYDTYVVG